In Danaus plexippus chromosome 9 unlocalized genomic scaffold, MEX_DaPlex mxdp_26, whole genome shotgun sequence, the following proteins share a genomic window:
- the LOC116767677 gene encoding U11/U12 small nuclear ribonucleoprotein 48 kDa protein isoform X2, producing the protein MVTCKYNSNHRIPGDTINKHEEKCLLKSQGYHDEELFLLEPLDPNADTVVKFSADNINDIISYAMNTDPLFKRSSNPVGQCEPGPLSLARLQTTFTADERRALHDAAVSAAPLAQHTHDLDVTGSCGLSAEGGVSGETRLQQLAAARNAHRRRVKHRRAVASYKDELRALIGSQMDLLLEQRNEDKVETSTEKERNSQSGEDGDGYRKNERDDGDKGSRLHRDDYREKRKYENDKRVNDGHDDRRRQYSKDCIKIKQERDVEHDGRRRSREKRTHENGRGHRDKNESREKYNTSSGHNDKCDRRNDKLYVRLKQENDGGRGNSRDGHREKRRRDDDREYRDKNEPREKEKRSHDHTDKYQRYYEGGYRHIKREKDSEYDSRREERNEYRDRGRRRDTDDKRRHRHETTGRGRERSGDRSSSQIYDRGEENVRVKEESAWDGYE; encoded by the exons ATGGTGACATGCAAGTATAATAGCAACCATCGAATACCAGGAGATACTATAAACAAACATGAAGAGAAATGTCTCCTTAAGTCCCAGGGTTATCATGATGAGGAACTGTTTTTGCTGGAGCCCTTGGACCCTAATGCTGATACCGTTGTCAAATTTT CCGCTGACAACATTAATGACATAATAAGCTATGCCATGAACACAGATCCGCTCTTCAAGAGaa GCAGTAACCCAGTGGGCCAGTGTGAGCCTGGGCCGTTGTCTCTGGCGCGACTGCAGACCACCTTCACCGCTGACGAACGGCGGGCGCTCCACGACGCCGCGGTGTCCGCCGCGCCGCTCGCACAACACACGCACGACCTCGACGTGACCGG GTCGTGCGGGTTGTCGGCGGAGGGCGGAGTCTCCGGGGAGACCCGCCTGCAGCAGCTGGCGGCGGCCCGGAACGCTCACCGCCGCCGCGTCAAACACCGACGAGCCGTGGCCTCCTACAAGGACGAGCTCCGGGCCCTCATCGGCTCACAG ATGGATTTGTTACTTGAACAACGGAATGAGGATAAAGTAGAAACAAGCACTGAGAAGGAAAGAAATAGTCAGAGCGGGGAAGATGGGGACGGCTACAGAAAGAACGAGAGAGATGATGGCGATAAAGGCTCAAGATTACATAGAGATGATTACAGAGAGAAGAGAAAATATGAGAATGACAAGAGAGTCAATGATGGACACGACGACCGACGACGTCAGTATAGTAAGgactgtataaaaataaaacaggaaAGAGATGTGGAACATGATGGAAGAAGAAGAAGTAGAGAGAAGAGAACACATGAGAACGGTAGAGGTCATAGAGATAAAAATGAATCAAGGGAAAAATACAACACGAGTTCTGGTCACAACGACAAATGTGATCGACGGAATGATAAACTTTACGTAAGACTAAAACAGGAAAACGATGGAGGAAGGGGAAACAGTAGAGATGGTCACAGGGAGAAGAGACGGCGCGATGACGACAGAGAATATAGAGATAAAAATGAACCGAGGGAGAAAGAGAAGAGAAGCCATGATCACACTGACAAATATCAACGATATTATGAGGGGGGATACAGACACATAAAGAGAGAAAAAGACAGCGAATACGACTCGAGGAGAGAAGAAAGAAATGAGTACAGAGATCGAGGGAGACGCAGAGATACAGACGATAAGCGACGTCATAGACATGAGACGACAGGGAGAGGGAGGGAACGGAGCGGAGACAGGAGCAGCAGCCAGATATATGATAGAGGAGAAGAGAACGTTAGAGTCAAAGAAGAGTCAGCGTGGGACGGTTACGAATGA
- the LOC116767677 gene encoding U11/U12 small nuclear ribonucleoprotein 48 kDa protein isoform X1 encodes MDDNITLRLKQLSDLQKDIKDIDKDITLILQSLQWDRKHLLESKKMVTCKYNSNHRIPGDTINKHEEKCLLKSQGYHDEELFLLEPLDPNADTVVKFSADNINDIISYAMNTDPLFKRSSNPVGQCEPGPLSLARLQTTFTADERRALHDAAVSAAPLAQHTHDLDVTGSCGLSAEGGVSGETRLQQLAAARNAHRRRVKHRRAVASYKDELRALIGSQMDLLLEQRNEDKVETSTEKERNSQSGEDGDGYRKNERDDGDKGSRLHRDDYREKRKYENDKRVNDGHDDRRRQYSKDCIKIKQERDVEHDGRRRSREKRTHENGRGHRDKNESREKYNTSSGHNDKCDRRNDKLYVRLKQENDGGRGNSRDGHREKRRRDDDREYRDKNEPREKEKRSHDHTDKYQRYYEGGYRHIKREKDSEYDSRREERNEYRDRGRRRDTDDKRRHRHETTGRGRERSGDRSSSQIYDRGEENVRVKEESAWDGYE; translated from the exons atggatGATAATATCACTTTAAGATTAAAACAACTAAGTGATTtgcaaaaagatattaaagatatagATAAAGATATTACTCTAATATTACAAAGTCTGCAATGGGATCGAAAGCATTTGTTGGAg AGCAAGAAAATGGTGACATGCAAGTATAATAGCAACCATCGAATACCAGGAGATACTATAAACAAACATGAAGAGAAATGTCTCCTTAAGTCCCAGGGTTATCATGATGAGGAACTGTTTTTGCTGGAGCCCTTGGACCCTAATGCTGATACCGTTGTCAAATTTT CCGCTGACAACATTAATGACATAATAAGCTATGCCATGAACACAGATCCGCTCTTCAAGAGaa GCAGTAACCCAGTGGGCCAGTGTGAGCCTGGGCCGTTGTCTCTGGCGCGACTGCAGACCACCTTCACCGCTGACGAACGGCGGGCGCTCCACGACGCCGCGGTGTCCGCCGCGCCGCTCGCACAACACACGCACGACCTCGACGTGACCGG GTCGTGCGGGTTGTCGGCGGAGGGCGGAGTCTCCGGGGAGACCCGCCTGCAGCAGCTGGCGGCGGCCCGGAACGCTCACCGCCGCCGCGTCAAACACCGACGAGCCGTGGCCTCCTACAAGGACGAGCTCCGGGCCCTCATCGGCTCACAG ATGGATTTGTTACTTGAACAACGGAATGAGGATAAAGTAGAAACAAGCACTGAGAAGGAAAGAAATAGTCAGAGCGGGGAAGATGGGGACGGCTACAGAAAGAACGAGAGAGATGATGGCGATAAAGGCTCAAGATTACATAGAGATGATTACAGAGAGAAGAGAAAATATGAGAATGACAAGAGAGTCAATGATGGACACGACGACCGACGACGTCAGTATAGTAAGgactgtataaaaataaaacaggaaAGAGATGTGGAACATGATGGAAGAAGAAGAAGTAGAGAGAAGAGAACACATGAGAACGGTAGAGGTCATAGAGATAAAAATGAATCAAGGGAAAAATACAACACGAGTTCTGGTCACAACGACAAATGTGATCGACGGAATGATAAACTTTACGTAAGACTAAAACAGGAAAACGATGGAGGAAGGGGAAACAGTAGAGATGGTCACAGGGAGAAGAGACGGCGCGATGACGACAGAGAATATAGAGATAAAAATGAACCGAGGGAGAAAGAGAAGAGAAGCCATGATCACACTGACAAATATCAACGATATTATGAGGGGGGATACAGACACATAAAGAGAGAAAAAGACAGCGAATACGACTCGAGGAGAGAAGAAAGAAATGAGTACAGAGATCGAGGGAGACGCAGAGATACAGACGATAAGCGACGTCATAGACATGAGACGACAGGGAGAGGGAGGGAACGGAGCGGAGACAGGAGCAGCAGCCAGATATATGATAGAGGAGAAGAGAACGTTAGAGTCAAAGAAGAGTCAGCGTGGGACGGTTACGAATGA